Within Deltaproteobacteria bacterium, the genomic segment GACGCGGCCCGGGCCAATGGCCAACGGGTGGAGCGCGGCGTGTACGTGGCCGTGGCCGGCCCAAGTCTGGAAACTCCGGCCGAGACCCGCATGTACCGCATCCTGGGCGCCGACGCCATTGGCATGTCCACCGTGCCCGAGGCCATTGTCGGCCATCACATGGGCCTCAAAATCCTGGGCATCTCCTGTCTGACCAACAAAAATCTTCCGGACTGCATGGCCGCCACCTCCCACGAGGAAATCCTGGCCCAGGCCCGGCAATCCAGCGCGGCCCTGGGCGGGTTGCTGACCGCGCTCATCCCCAAACTGTGAGCATGACATGAACGAAGCCGACCATCTCCTTGTCGAAATCCGGGACAACATCGCCAAAAAAGACGCCATCAAGGCCAGGCTGGTCCTGGCCCACCTGGAGCATGTGGGCAAAAACGCGCGGGAACAGGCCATCATGGCCTTTCATGACGCCGCCCCGGAATTCGCGGTTCCGCTCCTGGCCCGATTTCTCGTCGAGCACAAAAGCCTGACCCTGGACATGCCCGTGG encodes:
- a CDS encoding response regulator; amino-acid sequence: MNEADHLLVEIRDNIAKKDAIKARLVLAHLEHVGKNAREQAIMAFHDAAPEFAVPLLARFLVEHKSLTLDMPVVREILAVKILSQPGLVAQALRDPQTPHRQVYVSMAGELRLESLVPDLLDALLATSEIDDINHYIEVLGEIA